From a single Solanum dulcamara chromosome 4, daSolDulc1.2, whole genome shotgun sequence genomic region:
- the LOC129886653 gene encoding shaggy-related protein kinase epsilon, with product MNVMRRLKSIASGRSSVSDPGGDSSIKRVKVEQEVDQRVVGETQMEEKCTTTTLPKEDMASTSKENTTGSTSTMDTRPENSELDELPKEMHEMKIKDEKAVKADSLEDNLKDMEPAVVSGNGTETGQIIVTTVSGRSGQEKQTLSYMAERVVGTGSFGVVFQAKCLETGESVAIKKVLQDRRYKNRELQIMRTLDHPNVVKLRHCFYSTTEKNEVYLNLVLEYVSETVYRVSRHYSRMNQHMPNIYVQLYTYQICRALNYMHSVLRVCHRDIKPQNLLVNPHSHQLKLCDFGSAKMLVPGEPNISYICSRYYRAPELIFGATEYTTAIDMWSAGCVMAELLLGQPLFPGESGVDQLVEIIKILGTPTREEIRCMNPNYTEFKFPQIKAHPWHKIFHKRMPPEAVDLVSRLLQYSPTLRCTALEACAHPFFDSLREPNACLPNGRPLPPLFNFTAQELSGAPAELRKRLIPEHLCK from the exons ATGAATGTCATGCGTCGCCTTAAGAGCATTGCTTCTGGACGTTCTTCTGTTTCAGATCCT GGTGGTGATTCAAGCATAAAGAGGGTGAAGGTTGAGCAAGAAGTAGATCAAAGAGTGGTTGGTGAAACTCAAATGGAAGAGAAGTGTACAACTACTACACTTCCAAAGGAGGATATGGCTTCTACATCTAAGGAAAACACTACTGGAAGTACATCAACAATGGATACTAGACCTGAGAATTCTGAACTTGATGAGCTTCCTAAAGAAATGCATGAAATgaaaattaaagatgaaaaagCTGTTAAAGCTGATAGTCTAGAGGATAATTTGAAG GATATGGAACCTGCTGTTGTTAGTGGAAATGGAACGGAAACTGGTCAGATTATTGTGACTACTGTGAGTGGTAGGAGTGGACAAGAGAAACAG ACATTGTCTTACATGGCGGAGCGCGTGGTTGGTACTGGTTCATTTGGAGTTGTCTTTCAG GCTAAGTGCTTGGAAACTGGTGAATCTGTAGCAATAAAAAAGGTCTTACAGGATAGGAGATACAAGAACAGGGAACTTCAGATTATGCGCACGCTTGATCATCCTAATGTTGTTAAACTACGACACTGCTTCTATTCTACTACTGAGAAGAATGAAGTCTACCTCAACCTTGTCCTGGAGTACGTGTCTGAAACTGTTTACCGAGTTTCAAGGCACTACAGCAGAATGAACCAACACATGCCCAATATATATGTGCAGCTATACACATACCAG ATCTGTCGAGCTCTTAATTATATGCACAGTGTCCTTCGTGTATGCCATCGTGATATTAAACCACAGAATCTTTTA GTTAATCCCCACTCGCATCAGCTAAAGCTCTGTGATTTTGGGAGTGCAAAGATGTTG GTGCCTGGAGAGCCTAACATATCATACATTTGTTCTCGTTATTACCGGGCCCCTGAATTGATCTTTGGGGCTACTGAGTACACAACTGCAATTGACATGTGGTCTGCTGGTTGTGTTATGGCTGAGCTACTTTTGGGACAG CCTCTTTTCCCTGGAGAAAGTGGCGTTGATCAGCTGGTTGAAATCATCAAG ATATTGGGTACACCAACTAGAGAGGAGATAAGGTGCATGAATCCAAACTACACAGAGTTCAAGTTTCCCCAGATCAAAGCTCACCCATGGCACAAG ATATTTCATAAAAGAATGCCCCCTGAAGCAGTAGATTTGGTGTCAAGGCTTCTCCAATATTCTCCAACTCTACGCTGTACTGCT TTGGAAGCATGTGCACACCCTTTCTTTGATTCTTTAAGGGAACCAAATGCTTGCTTGCCTAATGGGCGACCTCTGCCTCCCCTATTCAACTTTACAGCTCAAG AGCTCTCTGGTGCCCCTGCTGAACTGCGAAAGCGCCTTATTCCTGAACACTTGTGCAAGTGA